From Deinobacterium chartae:
GAAGTACCGAGCGATCCCGCCGAACATTTAGATCTTCTTCTCTTTGAAGACGACGTGCTTCTTGGCAACCGGGTCGTACTTCTTCAGCTCGAGCTTGGCCTGGGTGTTACGGCGGTTCTTGGTGGTGGTGTAGTAGAAGCCCGTACCCGCCGTGCTCTCGAGCTTGATGATGATGCGAGGACCATCTTTAGCCATGATTCTTACTCCTTTCGTCCGCCGAAGCGAACTCCCAGTTCCTGTCGCGTGCTCAGGCCCATTTCAGGCCTAGAGCCAGGCGGCACGGGCCGCCTGGCACAGGACTGGTGCAATCCTTAGTCTACCTTACTCGATCACCTTGGTGACGACGCCCGCACCCACGGTACGGCCGCCCTCACGGATCGCGAAGCGCAGACCTTCTTCCATCGCGATGGGCTTGA
This genomic window contains:
- the rpmG gene encoding 50S ribosomal protein L33 is translated as MAKDGPRIIIKLESTAGTGFYYTTTKNRRNTQAKLELKKYDPVAKKHVVFKEKKI